The following are from one region of the Geoalkalibacter subterraneus genome:
- a CDS encoding YraN family protein: MSRERRSLGEWGERQAETYLRDKGWRILERNMRTPVGEIDLVAQAGRDLVFVEVKTRRSDAFGVPQEAVGLRKQRQILRAAQWYLLQRGKTGFQPRFDVVAITADGEIPRFEHIVDAFGA, translated from the coding sequence ATGAGCCGCGAGCGCCGGAGTCTGGGAGAGTGGGGGGAGAGACAGGCCGAAACTTACCTGCGGGACAAGGGCTGGCGGATCCTCGAGCGCAATATGCGGACTCCGGTGGGGGAAATTGATCTCGTTGCCCAGGCAGGCCGCGATCTGGTTTTTGTTGAAGTGAAAACACGCCGCAGCGATGCCTTTGGAGTGCCCCAGGAGGCAGTTGGTTTGCGCAAGCAGCGTCAGATCCTGCGTGCGGCCCAGTGGTACCTGCTGCAGCGGGGAAAGACCGGCTTTCAGCCCCGCTTCGACGTGGTGGCGATTACTGCGGACGGGGAAATCCCCCGCTTCGAACATATTGTTGATGCATTTGGCGCGTAG
- a CDS encoding DUF721 domain-containing protein — MKKSDRPRAPRALPLAEILEDLLHERGMETKLHKYRAFSCWPKAVGPQIAAQTQPARIRDGVLEVKVAHPVWMQQLQLLKPRILARLAEELGPDVIREIYLRQGRIERGGHSEPAAPPAWRDVALSPEEEDEIHQVAERLADPDLRDEFERLMRRQKKLDKCREKAQSSEKSSS; from the coding sequence ATGAAAAAAAGCGACCGCCCACGCGCTCCGCGCGCCCTGCCTCTGGCTGAGATCCTTGAGGATCTGCTGCACGAACGCGGCATGGAAACCAAACTCCACAAGTACCGTGCGTTCAGTTGCTGGCCGAAAGCCGTCGGCCCCCAGATCGCCGCACAGACTCAACCGGCGCGTATCCGCGACGGCGTTCTTGAAGTGAAGGTCGCCCATCCGGTCTGGATGCAGCAGCTGCAGTTGCTCAAGCCGCGCATTCTGGCACGGCTGGCTGAAGAACTCGGCCCCGACGTAATCCGTGAAATCTATCTGCGCCAGGGGCGCATCGAACGCGGCGGACACAGTGAACCGGCAGCCCCGCCGGCATGGCGCGACGTGGCGCTTTCCCCCGAGGAAGAGGATGAAATCCACCAGGTTGCCGAACGCCTGGCCGACCCTGACCTGCGCGATGAATTCGAACGGCTGATGCGGCGCCAGAAGAAACTCGACAAATGCCGCGAGAAAGCTCAGTCCTCCGAGAAATCCTCGTCGTAA
- the rimM gene encoding ribosome maturation factor RimM (Essential for efficient processing of 16S rRNA), with translation MNRSGSSLFKVGVVTGTHGLRGDLKVRTLTSGSDSLCHARFVELRPAEGGSTQRFTPARATPHKNVMLLRLQGREDINVVQEWIGAEVWMDRADLPELDEDESYWFELEGLRVIDATLGEIGVLEEMFTTPAHDIYVVRGPFGEVLVPAVEEFIKAVDFDQALLRVDLPQGLVNLEERRDPA, from the coding sequence ATGAACCGTTCCGGCAGTTCACTGTTCAAGGTTGGCGTTGTCACCGGCACCCACGGATTGCGTGGGGATCTGAAAGTCAGGACCCTGACCTCAGGGTCGGATTCGCTGTGTCATGCCCGCTTTGTCGAGCTTCGGCCCGCTGAAGGAGGCAGCACACAGCGTTTCACACCTGCGCGTGCGACGCCCCACAAGAACGTGATGTTGCTGCGCCTGCAGGGGCGCGAAGACATCAACGTCGTGCAGGAATGGATCGGTGCCGAAGTCTGGATGGATCGGGCCGACCTGCCTGAGCTTGACGAGGACGAAAGTTACTGGTTCGAACTGGAGGGGCTTCGGGTGATCGATGCCACCCTCGGTGAAATCGGTGTGCTGGAAGAGATGTTCACCACACCGGCACACGACATTTATGTTGTGCGTGGCCCGTTCGGAGAAGTTCTTGTCCCCGCCGTGGAAGAATTCATCAAGGCGGTGGATTTCGACCAAGCTCTGCTTCGGGTCGACCTTCCTCAAGGGTTGGTGAACCTGGAGGAGCGGCGGGATCCGGCATGA
- the rpsP gene encoding 30S ribosomal protein S16, protein MSVKIRLARGGAKKKAFYQVVVADDRFPRDGRCIDRLGQYDPRQDPPMVRLDEERVLEWLKKGAQPTDTVRQILSARGLWSKHKQSA, encoded by the coding sequence ATGTCGGTTAAAATCAGACTGGCCCGCGGCGGTGCCAAGAAGAAAGCTTTTTATCAGGTTGTAGTGGCGGATGATCGTTTCCCGCGCGATGGCCGTTGTATCGATCGGCTCGGGCAGTATGATCCCCGCCAGGATCCGCCCATGGTCCGTCTCGACGAAGAGCGCGTTCTCGAATGGCTGAAAAAAGGCGCTCAGCCCACGGATACGGTCCGTCAGATTCTCAGCGCACGCGGGCTCTGGAGCAAGCACAAGCAGTCTGCCTGA
- a CDS encoding cytochrome c3 family protein, whose protein sequence is MKKLIFLLVILGLSVSGVYAASIVNSAHDLSGSSTFASATGGTQYGSTDTDRLCVFCHTPHYALTTAPLWNRNSDVLSAATKYTSSTFDFTPDYTSGDVPLCMSCHDGDMTDSLVNLNAAPSGVLTADAANTRSLTIPGASPSLLGTDFTNDHPVGFTYDSTADAQNGLVATADAGVQALLRGTNEVWCASCHNVHDPGDAAAGTAPFLRVANTRSALCLTCHIK, encoded by the coding sequence ATGAAGAAGTTAATTTTTTTGCTCGTAATTTTAGGGCTCTCGGTGAGCGGGGTCTATGCCGCTTCAATTGTTAATTCGGCCCATGATTTATCGGGGAGCAGTACTTTCGCGTCAGCAACAGGTGGGACCCAATATGGTTCCACCGACACGGATCGATTGTGTGTCTTTTGTCACACGCCTCACTATGCATTAACTACCGCACCACTTTGGAACCGAAATAGTGATGTTTTAAGTGCCGCGACTAAATACACTTCCAGTACCTTTGATTTTACCCCTGATTATACATCGGGTGATGTTCCCCTGTGCATGTCTTGTCATGATGGTGACATGACCGATTCCTTGGTTAATCTGAATGCCGCGCCATCCGGCGTTTTAACCGCAGATGCTGCCAATACTAGATCATTGACTATTCCGGGAGCATCTCCTTCGCTGCTGGGTACTGATTTTACCAACGATCATCCCGTTGGTTTTACATACGACAGCACTGCGGATGCCCAGAATGGGCTTGTCGCTACAGCTGATGCAGGTGTTCAAGCGCTTTTGCGGGGCACCAATGAAGTCTGGTGCGCGTCCTGCCATAATGTGCATGATCCGGGGGATGCTGCTGCTGGTACGGCTCCTTTCCTGCGCGTTGCCAATACTAGGTCGGCCCTCTGTCTAACCTGCCATATAAAATGA
- the tnpA gene encoding IS200/IS605 family transposase: MSSRFRKLSHSIWHCQYHIVWVPKYRFRILQGKVKEAVESGIHAICGYSGCEVVELNVQPDHVHLVVMIPPKVSISNFLGRLKGQTSMKLFQQFRHLRKKPYWGNHFWAKGYCVDTVGMDADMIRKYVRYQDKQERQMEQLQLGD, translated from the coding sequence GTGAGCAGCCGATTTCGTAAGTTATCACACTCGATATGGCACTGCCAGTATCACATCGTTTGGGTCCCAAAGTACCGGTTTCGGATTTTGCAGGGAAAAGTGAAAGAGGCCGTTGAATCAGGTATTCATGCGATATGTGGCTATTCCGGTTGTGAAGTCGTGGAGTTGAATGTTCAGCCCGATCATGTCCATCTGGTTGTGATGATCCCGCCCAAGGTGTCGATCTCGAACTTTCTGGGGCGGTTAAAAGGGCAGACGTCGATGAAACTGTTTCAGCAGTTTCGGCATTTGCGGAAGAAACCCTATTGGGGCAACCACTTTTGGGCCAAGGGCTATTGCGTTGATACCGTCGGCATGGATGCGGACATGATACGCAAGTATGTCCGCTATCAGGACAAGCAAGAGCGGCAAATGGAGCAACTTCAGTTGGGAGATTGA
- the rplS gene encoding 50S ribosomal protein L19 has product MNVIDQLAMEHIRKDIPRFKGGDTLRVHVKISEGDKQRIQVYQGVCIARSNSGVGSTFTVRKISDGYGVERVFSVHSPTIEKIEVVSVGRVRRAKLYYLRKLRGKAARIREKRSF; this is encoded by the coding sequence ATGAACGTCATCGACCAGCTCGCCATGGAGCACATCCGCAAGGACATCCCCCGATTCAAAGGGGGCGATACCCTGCGAGTCCATGTGAAGATCTCCGAAGGCGACAAGCAGCGAATCCAGGTTTACCAGGGTGTTTGCATCGCCCGTTCCAACAGCGGTGTGGGTTCCACTTTCACTGTCCGCAAAATCTCCGATGGTTACGGGGTAGAGAGGGTCTTCTCTGTGCACTCCCCGACTATCGAGAAGATCGAAGTGGTCAGCGTCGGCCGCGTGCGTCGCGCCAAGCTCTACTATCTGCGCAAATTGCGTGGCAAGGCCGCCCGCATTCGCGAGAAGCGCAGCTTCTAA
- a CDS encoding tRNA1(Val) (adenine(37)-N6)-methyltransferase, which translates to MSRPLSTGVLLPGSPLPASPLGGGELVGPADGETLDDLRLGNLKIIQHRNGYRFSLDPILLCAFARISEGDRVVDLGTGNGVIPLVLARRSGAARIVGVERQAEMVERARRSVLLNGLQERIEIIEGDVRAISRVLEPQSVDVVVCNPPFRAPGGGRVAPDSERAAARHELAGSLADFVAAASWLLPDGGRFFIVYLADRVDELLAGMRKFHLAPKRLRCVHGRTDEPARMVLVEGRKNGGFGVSIEPPLVVWEGERYTSEVLRIYDEDFSED; encoded by the coding sequence GTGTCGCGGCCTCTCTCGACGGGGGTGCTTCTTCCAGGCTCCCCCCTCCCGGCCTCCCCGCTGGGGGGAGGGGAATTAGTTGGGCCGGCGGATGGCGAAACCCTCGACGACCTGCGCCTCGGCAACCTTAAAATAATCCAGCACAGAAACGGCTACCGCTTCTCCCTCGACCCGATCCTGCTATGCGCTTTTGCTCGCATCAGCGAGGGCGACCGGGTGGTGGATCTGGGTACCGGCAATGGGGTGATCCCTCTGGTGCTGGCGCGGCGCAGCGGAGCGGCACGCATTGTCGGCGTCGAGCGCCAGGCTGAAATGGTGGAGCGTGCGCGGCGCAGTGTGTTGTTGAACGGACTGCAGGAGCGCATCGAGATCATTGAGGGGGATGTGCGGGCGATCAGCCGGGTGCTTGAGCCTCAATCCGTCGACGTTGTGGTGTGCAATCCGCCTTTTCGTGCGCCGGGAGGGGGGCGTGTTGCGCCTGATTCCGAGCGCGCGGCGGCGCGGCATGAGCTGGCGGGCTCGCTGGCAGATTTCGTTGCCGCGGCAAGCTGGCTGCTGCCCGATGGCGGGCGTTTTTTTATCGTCTATCTGGCGGATCGCGTCGATGAGCTGCTGGCCGGCATGCGCAAATTTCATCTGGCGCCGAAGCGGCTGCGCTGCGTGCATGGGCGCACCGACGAGCCGGCGCGCATGGTGCTGGTGGAGGGGCGCAAGAACGGCGGCTTTGGGGTGAGCATCGAGCCGCCGCTGGTGGTCTGGGAAGGTGAGCGCTATACAAGCGAGGTGCTGAGGATTTACGACGAGGATTTCTCGGAGGACTGA
- a CDS encoding ribonuclease HII, with amino-acid sequence MNQASLFAENQCSVLHFEQRARSRGFRAVAGIDEAGRGPLAGPVVAAAVILPEDFELDGLTDSKQIGPARCRALYPEIRRKALSVGVGVASAQLIDRVNILQATLIAMQRAVARLAPSPDYLLIDGITPLPVSTEQLTLKQGDARSLSIAAASVVAKVIRDRIMESFDRAYPGYGFAGHKGYGSRAHREAIARLKPCPQHRTTFRGVREHLEGS; translated from the coding sequence GTGAATCAAGCCTCTCTCTTCGCTGAAAATCAATGCTCTGTACTGCACTTCGAGCAGCGGGCTCGCAGTCGCGGATTCCGTGCAGTAGCCGGGATCGACGAGGCGGGCCGTGGGCCCCTTGCCGGGCCGGTGGTGGCGGCGGCGGTCATCCTGCCTGAAGATTTCGAACTTGACGGCCTGACCGATTCAAAGCAGATTGGTCCGGCCCGCTGCCGTGCCCTCTATCCCGAAATCCGCCGGAAGGCACTGAGCGTGGGGGTGGGCGTCGCCTCCGCGCAACTGATCGACCGCGTCAATATCCTGCAGGCGACCTTGATCGCCATGCAGCGTGCCGTGGCCCGGTTGGCGCCATCCCCCGATTATCTGCTCATCGACGGCATTACCCCCCTGCCTGTTTCAACCGAACAGCTTACTTTGAAGCAGGGCGACGCCCGCTCTCTGTCCATCGCGGCCGCCTCGGTTGTCGCCAAAGTAATCCGCGATCGGATTATGGAGTCCTTTGACCGCGCTTATCCCGGGTACGGTTTTGCCGGTCACAAGGGGTATGGCAGCCGTGCCCATCGCGAAGCTATCGCCCGTCTCAAGCCCTGTCCCCAGCATCGCACAACCTTTCGCGGGGTACGCGAACACCTGGAGGGTTCATGA
- the trmD gene encoding tRNA (guanosine(37)-N1)-methyltransferase TrmD, with the protein MTFDILTLFPGMFASPFEESILGKAVARELISVRAHNLRDWAQGRHQVTDDAPYGGGDGMIMKVEPAARALRDLRERVPGAPVILTTPQGRPFRQDDARRLAEYPGLIFLCGRYEGFDERIRTLVDFEYSLGDFVLTGGELPAMVMIDAVARHVPGVLGSEGSAAGDSFSDGLLEYPQYTRPAEFEGQSVPEVLLSGHHGDIARWRRRMQLARTLERRPDLLDSAPLSDADRELLTELKRERREETA; encoded by the coding sequence ATGACCTTCGATATTCTGACCCTGTTTCCCGGGATGTTCGCTTCCCCTTTTGAGGAAAGCATTCTGGGCAAAGCCGTCGCGCGCGAACTGATCTCGGTGCGTGCGCACAATTTGCGCGATTGGGCGCAGGGTCGCCACCAGGTGACCGACGACGCTCCCTATGGCGGCGGCGACGGCATGATCATGAAGGTTGAACCGGCCGCACGCGCCTTGCGTGACCTGCGCGAACGGGTGCCGGGTGCGCCGGTGATTCTCACGACCCCGCAGGGGCGCCCCTTTCGGCAGGACGATGCACGTCGCCTGGCTGAATACCCCGGGCTGATTTTTCTGTGCGGGCGTTACGAAGGTTTTGACGAACGCATCCGCACGCTGGTTGATTTCGAATACAGCCTGGGCGATTTTGTTCTGACCGGCGGCGAGTTGCCCGCCATGGTTATGATCGATGCCGTTGCTCGGCATGTGCCGGGCGTTCTCGGCAGCGAGGGGAGCGCCGCTGGAGATTCTTTCTCCGACGGTCTGCTGGAGTACCCTCAATACACCCGGCCGGCGGAATTTGAAGGACAGTCCGTACCTGAGGTGTTATTGTCCGGTCATCACGGCGACATCGCGCGATGGCGCCGTCGGATGCAGCTGGCGCGCACCCTGGAACGGCGCCCTGATCTGCTTGATTCAGCCCCGCTGAGTGATGCCGACCGGGAGTTGCTGACCGAGTTGAAGCGTGAACGCCGTGAGGAAACGGCGTGA
- a CDS encoding KH domain-containing protein, whose amino-acid sequence MKELIEFIARSLVENPESVIVNEEPGEDGTTVVTLVAAPEDMGRIIGKQGHTAKAMRTLLNAKATRENRRATLRIEE is encoded by the coding sequence ATGAAAGAGCTGATCGAATTTATCGCCAGATCGTTGGTCGAAAATCCCGAATCCGTCATTGTCAATGAGGAACCGGGGGAAGACGGCACCACGGTTGTGACCCTTGTTGCAGCCCCGGAAGACATGGGCCGCATCATCGGCAAGCAGGGGCACACAGCCAAGGCTATGCGGACCCTGCTCAATGCCAAGGCGACCCGCGAAAACCGGCGCGCCACCCTGCGGATCGAGGAGTAA
- the ffh gene encoding signal recognition particle protein: MFDSLSEKLDGVFQKLRGKGHLTEDNVKEALREVRLVLLEADVNFKVVKDFVAAVRERAVGQEVLKSLTPAQQVIKIVRDELAMLMGEGSDNALDLAARPPVPIMLCGLQGSGKTTTCGKLALQLRREKRNPLLVPADVYRPAAIDQLKTLGRQLGIEVFDSQVGQDPVEICEAARRYGELNGFDTLILDTAGRLHIDDKLMAELERIKTSLAPREILFVADAMTGQDAVNVAQSFDERLGVTGVVLTKLDGDARGGAALSVRAVTGKPIKFVGMGEKLDALEVFHPDRMAQRILGMGDVLSLIEKAEAAIDKDTAADMEKRLRKEGFTLDSFLEQMQSIKKMGSMESILKMIPGAGKQMKQLKDMQLPDKELKKIEAIIRSMTARERRDHRILNGSRRMRIAKGSGTTVHDVNVLIKRFTEAQKMMKKMQKLGPKGMKKMMRGGGGGMPPFM; the protein is encoded by the coding sequence ATGTTTGACAGCCTGAGCGAAAAACTCGACGGTGTTTTTCAGAAGCTTCGCGGCAAAGGACACCTGACCGAAGACAACGTCAAGGAGGCCTTGCGCGAGGTCCGTCTGGTGCTGCTTGAGGCGGACGTCAATTTCAAGGTCGTCAAGGATTTCGTGGCTGCGGTGCGCGAGCGCGCGGTGGGTCAGGAAGTCCTCAAGAGCCTGACGCCTGCCCAGCAGGTCATCAAGATCGTGCGCGACGAACTGGCCATGCTGATGGGCGAGGGGAGCGACAACGCCCTCGACCTGGCCGCCCGCCCGCCGGTCCCGATTATGCTGTGCGGCCTTCAGGGTTCGGGTAAGACCACAACCTGCGGCAAACTCGCCCTGCAGCTGCGCCGCGAAAAGCGCAACCCTCTGCTGGTGCCGGCCGACGTTTATCGCCCTGCGGCGATCGATCAGCTCAAGACCCTCGGTCGTCAGCTTGGGATCGAGGTGTTCGATTCCCAGGTCGGGCAGGACCCGGTAGAGATCTGCGAGGCGGCCCGTCGCTATGGTGAACTCAACGGCTTCGATACGTTGATTCTCGATACGGCCGGGCGTCTGCATATTGATGATAAACTCATGGCGGAGCTTGAGCGAATCAAGACTTCCCTCGCTCCCCGTGAAATTCTGTTTGTGGCCGACGCCATGACCGGCCAGGACGCGGTCAACGTCGCGCAGTCCTTTGACGAGCGCCTGGGCGTAACCGGCGTGGTGCTGACCAAGCTCGATGGCGATGCCCGCGGCGGCGCCGCTCTTTCGGTACGGGCCGTAACCGGCAAACCGATCAAATTCGTCGGCATGGGCGAGAAGCTCGATGCCCTCGAGGTGTTTCACCCCGATCGCATGGCTCAGCGCATCCTTGGCATGGGCGATGTGCTTTCGCTGATCGAGAAGGCCGAGGCGGCCATCGACAAGGATACCGCCGCCGACATGGAGAAGCGCCTCCGCAAGGAGGGTTTCACCCTGGACAGCTTTCTTGAGCAGATGCAGTCGATCAAGAAAATGGGCTCGATGGAGTCGATTCTCAAGATGATTCCCGGCGCCGGCAAGCAGATGAAGCAGCTCAAGGATATGCAGCTCCCCGATAAGGAGTTGAAGAAAATCGAGGCGATCATCCGTTCGATGACGGCCCGGGAGCGGCGGGATCACCGTATCCTCAACGGTTCGCGCCGCATGCGCATTGCCAAGGGCAGCGGGACGACGGTGCATGACGTCAATGTGCTGATCAAGCGCTTCACCGAGGCGCAGAAGATGATGAAGAAGATGCAGAAGCTCGGCCCCAAGGGAATGAAGAAGATGATGCGTGGCGGTGGCGGCGGAATGCCTCCATTTATGTGA
- a CDS encoding cytochrome c3 family protein yields MTLITQEENACGTCHKRMLDKDSVHGPAAVWACSTCHDPDSVPNKYRLKSEEAELCNGCHVNKMEDFKSRYFAHGPVGAGLCTVCHDPHASGHPSFLHGKPNAVCLACHEGLDQGTHVVRGVGGKAHPLEGPRNPLDERKTFSCVSCHDPHGGEAQYLFVREVKSSFALCRECHPK; encoded by the coding sequence TTGACGTTGATCACGCAGGAGGAAAATGCCTGCGGCACCTGCCATAAGCGCATGCTGGATAAGGACTCAGTGCATGGCCCGGCCGCTGTCTGGGCCTGCAGCACCTGTCACGACCCGGACAGTGTGCCCAACAAGTACCGTCTTAAATCCGAAGAGGCCGAGCTGTGCAATGGCTGCCACGTGAACAAAATGGAAGATTTCAAGTCGCGCTACTTCGCCCACGGACCGGTGGGAGCGGGGTTGTGTACGGTTTGCCACGATCCCCACGCCTCAGGCCATCCCAGTTTTCTGCACGGCAAGCCCAATGCGGTGTGCCTGGCCTGCCATGAGGGTTTGGATCAGGGCACCCATGTGGTGCGCGGAGTCGGCGGCAAGGCCCATCCGCTTGAGGGGCCCCGCAACCCGCTGGATGAGCGTAAGACATTTTCCTGCGTGAGCTGTCATGATCCTCATGGGGGGGAGGCGCAGTATTTGTTTGTGCGGGAGGTTAAGAGTAGTTTTGCATTGTGCCGAGAATGTCACCCAAAGTGA
- a CDS encoding RNA methyltransferase — protein sequence MNRPSVALALVHHPVLDRRGDVITTAVTNLDLHDLARTALTYGVERVYVVTPVAEQQRLAGRIIGHWSEGFGATYNPDRSQALKCLSVAETVEQALENFRSSVPGPVQPVLTAAGCRDGMSIAAARQLLRDESLFVIFGTGWGLAPEFFERGWATLEAIHGPGSSNHLPVRAAAAIILDRLLGDRDF from the coding sequence GTGAATCGTCCCAGTGTGGCGCTTGCGCTTGTGCACCATCCTGTTCTGGACCGGCGAGGCGATGTCATCACGACAGCGGTGACCAACCTCGATCTTCACGACCTGGCACGCACGGCGCTGACCTATGGGGTCGAGCGGGTTTACGTGGTGACTCCGGTGGCTGAACAGCAGCGGCTCGCGGGGCGCATCATCGGGCATTGGAGTGAAGGGTTCGGCGCCACTTACAACCCGGATCGCAGTCAGGCGCTGAAGTGTCTGAGCGTTGCCGAGACAGTGGAGCAGGCCCTGGAAAATTTTCGCAGTTCCGTGCCCGGCCCGGTTCAGCCAGTTCTGACGGCCGCCGGCTGTCGAGACGGCATGAGCATCGCCGCAGCACGACAGCTGCTTCGGGATGAGTCGCTTTTTGTGATTTTTGGCACCGGATGGGGCCTGGCGCCCGAGTTTTTTGAACGCGGCTGGGCGACTCTTGAAGCGATACACGGCCCGGGATCGAGCAATCATCTGCCGGTGCGGGCTGCTGCTGCCATTATTCTTGACCGTTTACTGGGTGACCGGGATTTTTGA
- a CDS encoding DUF3343 domain-containing protein gives MVRENDLVAVFHSVHKVMKAEKVLKQAGAPVLLIPTPRQLSSDCGLALRFEDRDREQIETLLREADVPIVELYRKQGKEYLAV, from the coding sequence ATGGTGCGCGAAAACGATCTGGTTGCGGTTTTTCATTCAGTTCACAAGGTCATGAAGGCTGAAAAGGTGCTCAAGCAGGCCGGTGCCCCGGTGCTTCTGATCCCGACTCCCCGGCAGCTCAGTTCCGACTGTGGATTGGCGCTGCGTTTCGAGGACCGCGACCGTGAGCAGATCGAGACGCTGCTGCGGGAGGCCGATGTCCCGATTGTTGAGCTTTACCGCAAACAGGGCAAGGAGTATCTGGCCGTATAA
- a CDS encoding NAD(+) synthase — MNPAFSSLGYLRLGVASPAVQVADVDFNRIEIMRTLKRLHDDHVQLAVFPELCITGYTCGDLFYQTLLLEKAQQALMVLARETGQLGMAAVVGLPLRVDGALYNCAAFLAEGRVLGLVPKTFLPNTNEFYEERWFASALECSRDTLWMAGDQVPFGTDLLFQSRNDARCVIGIEICEDLWSVSPPSQAQAQAGATVLVNPSASPETLGKHAYRRDLVVSQSARCLAAYAYAAAGPGESSTDLVYAGHSLVAENGQLLTETPRFRFDSTVAITDIDLMRLANERLRNNNFSRARAQGQWRRQDFSWRDPEMNVLLRQVNPQPFVPGEEHERSERCREIFSLQTTALARRLRHTGAAKAVIGISGGLDSTLALLVTVRAFDLLQRERRDIVALTMPGFGTTGRTRGNAEKLAEMLGVTLRVIPIDEAVRLHFRDIGHDEGQHDVTYENSQARERTQILMDVANQVGGLVVGTGDLSELALGWCTYNADHMSMYAVNAGVPKTLVRYLVAWCADSEFAGEESAVLHDICDTPVSPELLPPDDQGDIRQKTEETIGPYLLHDFFLFQAVRLNFPPDRILFLAQQAFGDQFDRKTLLRWMKNFYRRFFSQQFKRSCLPDGPKIGSVALSPRGDWRMPSDAGVALWLKQLEDLERDAGFLGW; from the coding sequence ATGAATCCTGCTTTTTCTTCCCTTGGTTACCTGCGTCTTGGCGTAGCCTCTCCGGCGGTGCAGGTCGCGGATGTCGATTTCAATCGTATCGAAATCATGCGTACATTGAAGAGGCTGCACGACGATCATGTCCAGCTCGCGGTTTTCCCTGAACTTTGCATCACGGGTTACACCTGCGGTGATCTTTTCTACCAGACCCTGCTGCTTGAAAAGGCACAACAGGCGTTGATGGTGCTGGCGCGCGAGACGGGGCAGCTCGGCATGGCGGCCGTCGTCGGCCTGCCGCTGCGGGTGGACGGCGCCCTGTACAACTGCGCGGCCTTTCTTGCAGAGGGTCGTGTGTTGGGGCTGGTCCCCAAAACGTTCCTGCCCAACACCAATGAATTCTATGAAGAGCGCTGGTTCGCCTCCGCCCTCGAATGTTCACGGGACACCCTGTGGATGGCCGGAGACCAGGTACCCTTCGGCACCGATCTGCTGTTTCAGTCCCGCAACGATGCGCGCTGTGTCATCGGCATCGAAATCTGTGAGGATCTGTGGTCCGTTTCTCCTCCAAGCCAGGCCCAGGCCCAGGCCGGGGCCACGGTACTGGTCAACCCGTCAGCCAGCCCGGAGACCCTCGGCAAGCATGCCTACCGGCGCGATCTGGTCGTGTCCCAGTCGGCCCGCTGTCTCGCCGCCTATGCCTATGCCGCTGCCGGCCCCGGCGAATCTTCCACAGACCTGGTGTATGCCGGCCACAGCCTGGTTGCCGAAAACGGCCAGTTGCTGACCGAGACTCCCCGTTTCCGTTTTGACAGCACGGTCGCGATCACGGACATCGACCTGATGCGTTTGGCCAATGAACGTCTGCGCAACAACAATTTTTCGCGGGCAAGGGCGCAGGGTCAGTGGCGGCGACAGGATTTCAGCTGGCGCGACCCCGAAATGAATGTGTTGCTCCGGCAGGTCAACCCCCAACCGTTCGTGCCGGGGGAGGAGCATGAGCGCAGCGAGCGCTGCCGGGAGATTTTCTCTTTGCAGACCACGGCGCTGGCGCGGCGGTTGCGGCACACCGGTGCCGCCAAGGCGGTCATCGGTATTTCCGGCGGGCTCGATTCGACGCTGGCCCTGCTGGTGACGGTGCGTGCCTTCGATCTGCTGCAGCGCGAGCGACGCGATATCGTCGCCCTGACCATGCCGGGATTTGGAACCACCGGGCGCACCCGGGGCAATGCGGAAAAGCTGGCCGAGATGCTCGGCGTGACGCTGCGGGTGATCCCGATTGATGAGGCGGTGCGGCTTCATTTCCGAGATATCGGTCACGATGAGGGACAGCATGACGTGACCTATGAAAACTCTCAGGCCCGCGAACGCACCCAGATCCTGATGGATGTCGCCAACCAGGTCGGGGGACTGGTGGTGGGGACCGGGGATTTGAGCGAGCTGGCGCTGGGGTGGTGCACCTATAATGCCGATCATATGTCCATGTACGCCGTCAACGCCGGGGTGCCCAAAACGCTGGTGCGCTATCTCGTGGCCTGGTGCGCCGACAGCGAGTTCGCCGGGGAGGAATCCGCGGTACTGCACGATATCTGCGATACGCCGGTTTCCCCCGAACTTCTGCCGCCCGACGATCAGGGCGATATCCGCCAGAAAACAGAGGAGACCATCGGCCCTTATCTGCTGCATGATTTTTTTCTCTTTCAGGCCGTGCGCCTGAATTTTCCGCCGGACCGGATACTGTTCCTGGCTCAGCAGGCGTTTGGCGATCAATTTGACCGCAAGACCCTTCTGCGCTGGATGAAAAATTTTTATCGACGTTTTTTCTCACAGCAGTTCAAGCGTTCCTGCCTCCCGGACGGCCCCAAGATCGGCAGCGTGGCCTTATCTCCCCGCGGAGACTGGCGTATGCCTAGTGATGCCGGCGTTGCACTGTGGCTCAAACAGCTCGAGGACCTCGAACGAGATGCTGGATTCCTGGGATGGTGA